The following proteins are co-located in the Dermochelys coriacea isolate rDerCor1 chromosome 4, rDerCor1.pri.v4, whole genome shotgun sequence genome:
- the POU4F2 gene encoding POU domain, class 4, transcription factor 2, translating to MMMMSLNSKQPFSMPHGSGSLHEPKYSALHTASPCTSAAAAPSASSPSSTSSGAGRSSTSTSSSSEAMRRACLPTPPSNIFGGLDESLLARAEALAAVDIVSQTKSHHHHPPHHSPFKPDATYHTMNTIPCTSAASSSSVPISHPSALSGTHHHHHHHHHHHHQPHQALEGELLDHITPGLALGAMTGPDGSVVSTPAHAPHMASMNPMHQAALSMAHAHGLPSHMGCMSDVDADPRDLEAFAERFKQRRIKLGVTQADVGSALANLKIPGVGSLSQSTICRFESLTLSHNNMIALKPILQAWLEEAEKSHREKLTKPELFNGAEKKRKRTSIAAPEKRSLEAYFAIQPRPSSEKIAAIAEKLDLKKNVVRVWFCNQRQKQKRMKYSAGI from the exons atgatgatgatgtctcTGAACAGCAAGCAGCCCTTCAGCATGCCCCACGGCAGCGGCAGCCTGCACGAGCCCAAGTACTCGGCGCTGCACACCGCCTCCCCCTGCacctccgccgccgccgccccctcggccagctcccccagcagcaccagcagcggGGCCGGCAGgagcagcaccagcaccagcagcagctcgGAGGCGATGAGGCGAGCCTGCCTCCCAACCCCTCCG AGCAATATATTCGGCGGTCTGGATGAGAGTTTGCTGGCCCGCGCCGAAGCCCTGGCGGCGGTGGATATAGTTTCCCAGACCAAGAGCCACCATCATCACCCGCCTCATCACAGCCCCTTCAAGCCGGACGCTACATACCACACCATGAACACTATCCCTTGCACCTCCGCTGCCTCCTCCTCGTCGGTTCCCATTTCCCACCCGTCAGCCCTGTCCGgcactcaccaccaccaccaccaccatcaccaccaccaccaccagcctcACCAGGCTTTGGAAGGGGAGCTTTTAGACCACATCACCCCAGGGCTGGCGCTGGGGGCCATGACCGGACCAGACGGCTCGGTGGTCTCCACGCCAGCCCATGCTCCTCACATGGCCAGTATGAACCCTATGCACCAGGCGGCTCTAAGCATGGCCCATGCCCACGGGCTGCCTTCTCACATGGGATGCATGAGCGACGTGGACGCAGATCCCCGGGATTTAGAAGCTTTTGCGGAGAGGTTCAAGCAGAGGAGGATCAAGCTCGGAGTGACCCAGGCAGATGTGGGATCTGCCCTGGCCAACTTGAAGATCCCAGGGGTAGGCTCACTGAGCCAAAGCACCATCTGCAGGTTTGAGTCCCTTACCTTGTCCCACAATAACATGATTGCCCTCAAACCCATCTTGCAAGCCTGGCTAGAAGAAGCAGAGAAATCTCACCGGGAGAAGCTCACCAAACCAGAGCTCTTCAATGGAGCAGAGAAGAAGAGGAAGCGCACTTCTATCGCTGCACCTGAGAAGAGGTCCTTGGAAGCCTACTTTGCCATCCAGCCACGTCCTTCCTCGGAAAAAATAGCGGCCATCGCAGAgaaactggacctcaagaagaACGTGGTCCGGGTCTGGTTCTGTAATCAGAGACAGAAACAGAAACGAATGAAATATTCCGCAGGGATTTAA